In the genome of Carboxydocella sporoproducens DSM 16521, the window TAGCAGGCTGCAGGCGGATACTGGCCCCTGTTTGCGGTTGTTCAATATAGTAAATATCAATACTCTTGCTTAAAGTTAAATTTGCCGTCTTTACTTCAACTTTAACAGTATTTTTGCCAGGCTTCAACAGGATATTGTCTGCAGTAAAGTACCCCCTGGTATTGAAAGAATATTTATTTTTGTTGACCACAGCCTCCAGTCCGCTATAATCAGCCAGGCCGAGCAGATGCCCACTGATACTGATAACATTGCTATAGACCTTGCTGCCCGAACCAGGACTGTCAATAACCAGCTCCGGCTTGCCTGCATATTTGACCTGAATCTCAACTGTAACCGACCGGTTGCCTTTGCTGCCCACCAGAGTGATTTTATCGGTCTTATCATTGACCACCAGGGTGTAGCTGAAACTGTTACCACTGACAGATACCTGCTGGTCATTGATTAGCAGCTTGTCCACATTCCAGGCCTTCCCCTTGACCACCACAGTGTTACCATTAATTTGTTGTCCCGGACCGGGTTCAGTTACCTCCAGTGCCGGACTGTCATCATACCAGACGGTCAGGTTTTTTTCCCGGCTATCCCCTTCGGAGTCCACTGCTGAAACCTTAATGTTATTTGCGCCCGGTTTCAAGCCGGACAGAGTCAGATTGAAGGTATTTACTCCGGTGGTCACCGACTGCTGGCTGCCATTGAGATATACCGCTGCCAGCACTCCTTCCGCCACTTCTCCCGTCAAGTTGAGAGATGAGGCGCGCACCAGCCCCTGATCTGCCGGCTGGTTGATGGTAATCACCGGCAAGCCATCGGCGTAAAACAGGTTGAGATACTTTTTGAGCGTCTGACCTGATATTCGTGCCACCAGCTCGATCCGGTTGGCACCCGGAGTCAACTGGATCTGGGTGATCCAGGAACCGTCACTGCCTACACTAACGGTATTGCCGTTAACTGTCAGCTCTGTACTGCCTCTGAGATAGCCCCTGACATCAATCTGACCAGTGGTTACCCTTGCTCCCTCCAGTGGGCTTTCCACCACCAGGGCCACCTCTGCCCCCTGACTTAACGCTGAGCCTGTCCCCAGCCAGACCAGCAGCAACAATATCAAACTTAGCCAGCGCTGCCGCTTCACTCTCCATCACCACCGCTTACAGCACTTTCCGATAGGACCGGTTGTTTTTGGCTACTACATCGTAGTTAACCAGGGCTTTCCCTGTTCCTAGGGCTACACAGGAAAGAGGATCATCGGCAATATAGACCGGCAGGCCTGTCTCCTTGCTGATCAGGGTACTGAGGCCATGCAGGAGAGAACCTCCCCCCGTCATGACAATTCCCTTGTTCATTATATCTGCCGCCAGCTCCGGCGGGGTTTTTTCCAGCACTTCCTTGACCGAGCTTACTACCTGTTCCACCGCTTCCTGCAGTGCTTCATAGGTATGCTGGCTGGTTACCTGCACATTCTTGGGCAAACCGGAAACCAGGTCCCGACCGCGAATCTCGTAAACGCTGTTATCCCGTTTGGCGGCCGGATAGGCAGTGCCGATCTGGATTTTCAGCTCTTCTGCCGTCCGCTCTCCGATCATCAGGTTGAATTCTCGCCGAATATAGCGCATAATAGCCTCATCAAACTTGTCTCCGCCGACCCGCAGGGATTTGCTCACCACTATGCCCCCCAGGGAAAGAACGGCAATATCGGTGGTACCCCCGCCGATGTCCACCACCATGGAGCCACTGGGTTCGGAAATCTCAATCCCTGCCCCCAGGGCTGCTGCCAGGGGTTCCTCAATCAGCGCCGCCTGCCTGGCCCCGGCCTGAATGGCGGCCTGTCTGACTGCCCGTTCCTCTACCCCCGTTACACCGGAGGGAATACACACCATAATGCGGGGCCGGAAAAAAGGCAAAATAAATTTGCGGCCGACGGCTTTGTTGATAAAATAGCGCAGCATTTTTTCCGTTACGTCATAATCGGCGATAACACCGTCCCGCAAAGGGCGAATAGCCACAATATTGCCCGGGGTCCGCCCGATCATGCGCCGGGCTTCCTCCCCGACAGCAATCACTTTGCCGGTATCCTTGTTGATGGCGACCACAGAGGGTTCGTGCAAAACAATCCCTTTCCCCCTTATATATACCAGCACACTGGCAGTGCCCAGATCCACACCGATATCCATGCCGAAGCCGAACATTCTCTTCTTTTCCCCTTTCAAATATTCTATTACGCCCAGTTTCGTCTAAATATAATTTATTTCTACTAAAAAGGGGAAAATCCTCTTTTTCTTACTGTTATTCAGCATTTTCCTGATATTTTTTTCTGGTCGCCTCCCCGCCCCGAATATGACGTTCTGCCTTGTTGTTTTCCAGGATTTTTTTGACCTGGGCTGCCAGGCGTTTATTAATGGTCGGTAACCGCTCGGTTATATCCTTATGCACGGTGGATTTGCTGACGCCGAAGACCTGGGCTGCCTGCCGCACCGTTGCCCCCGACTCCAGAATATAATTGCTGATATCCAGGACCCGTTTCCTGATGTATTCTTGCATCCCGTCCTCAACCCCCCTACAGCCATTGCTAATAGATATATATGCTGCAGGGAATGAGAAAAGAAGCCACTTGTCGGGTAATATAGCAAAAAGCCAGGTTGATAGCGTCTCAAAGTGCTAACCTTTTCTTAAAACCGCACGATAGCAATAGAGTCGGCCATATAGATCACTAAAGACTGCGTCATCTGGCAGTGTAAGTGAAACAGATCCATTAAATTTTAAGCCAACTTCAGTGATTATGTTTATGAAAGTATCTAAATTAATCGTTGGGTAGTCGAAAGTCAAAATAATTAAGCCTGTATCTTTAAGGGTCCTTTTAAATTCTTTTAGAATAGACTGCATCACCTTCGTATTTAAGTGCTCCAGGACGGAAATGCAGAATATCTTATCAAATTTTCCCTTTTCATAAGGAAGTTTAGCCAGATCCGCTTTAGCAAAGTGGATGTTATCAAAGTGACGTAAGGGAAATTTAGTGACCTCTTCTTGACCAAAGTCCGCTTCAATCTCCTGGAGGATAGCGGTGGATGACAAAATGCGTTCGTCAATGTCACAGGCATGCACTTCGCGACATGTATCGGAAAGAAAGAATTTAAAGGGATGACTAATACCGCAGCCAGCATCAAGTACCGTATCACTGGATTCAACAAACTTACTGGCCCAGGGGTATTCATAACAACGGCTCCACCATGCTGGGGGGAGAGT includes:
- a CDS encoding S-layer homology domain-containing protein translates to MKRQRWLSLILLLLVWLGTGSALSQGAEVALVVESPLEGARVTTGQIDVRGYLRGSTELTVNGNTVSVGSDGSWITQIQLTPGANRIELVARISGQTLKKYLNLFYADGLPVITINQPADQGLVRASSLNLTGEVAEGVLAAVYLNGSQQSVTTGVNTFNLTLSGLKPGANNIKVSAVDSEGDSREKNLTVWYDDSPALEVTEPGPGQQINGNTVVVKGKAWNVDKLLINDQQVSVSGNSFSYTLVVNDKTDKITLVGSKGNRSVTVEIQVKYAGKPELVIDSPGSGSKVYSNVISISGHLLGLADYSGLEAVVNKNKYSFNTRGYFTADNILLKPGKNTVKVEVKTANLTLSKSIDIYYIEQPQTGASIRLQPAISGGNFKLWGGMVQLTVPPGVFSGNEYLRVRSENPRDYTISGGGRVFAGPVLSIEGLGEQGVTLTVKTAPGLSSEQGRRLDLYRYNGDGNWEPLAGVADSRKGTVTAWLPGNGVYAVLADVRVYADVEGHWAQEDIEALLARGIMSPDSSTSFRPDRALTRAELAVILAKALGLQPLNNNYLYFTDLSTGDARYPYIQAVIRAGYMKGTGNGRFNPYGTVTRAEFMTILSRAGNWAAARDGGTSPGFRDWAQVPWWAKNAITVALQKGYINGVKPGVLAPRAAITKAQAARLLVKMMTELKRI
- a CDS encoding rod shape-determining protein, whose translation is MFGFGMDIGVDLGTASVLVYIRGKGIVLHEPSVVAINKDTGKVIAVGEEARRMIGRTPGNIVAIRPLRDGVIADYDVTEKMLRYFINKAVGRKFILPFFRPRIMVCIPSGVTGVEERAVRQAAIQAGARQAALIEEPLAAALGAGIEISEPSGSMVVDIGGGTTDIAVLSLGGIVVSKSLRVGGDKFDEAIMRYIRREFNLMIGERTAEELKIQIGTAYPAAKRDNSVYEIRGRDLVSGLPKNVQVTSQHTYEALQEAVEQVVSSVKEVLEKTPPELAADIMNKGIVMTGGGSLLHGLSTLISKETGLPVYIADDPLSCVALGTGKALVNYDVVAKNNRSYRKVL
- the spoIIID gene encoding sporulation transcriptional regulator SpoIIID, translated to MQEYIRKRVLDISNYILESGATVRQAAQVFGVSKSTVHKDITERLPTINKRLAAQVKKILENNKAERHIRGGEATRKKYQENAE
- a CDS encoding class I SAM-dependent methyltransferase, giving the protein MDDRFESRFFRQSDPKMKEFIFTLPPAWWSRCYEYPWASKFVESSDTVLDAGCGISHPFKFFLSDTCREVHACDIDERILSSTAILQEIEADFGQEEVTKFPLRHFDNIHFAKADLAKLPYEKGKFDKIFCISVLEHLNTKVMQSILKEFKRTLKDTGLIILTFDYPTINLDTFINIITEVGLKFNGSVSLTLPDDAVFSDLYGRLYCYRAVLRKG